A window of Chanos chanos chromosome 15, fChaCha1.1, whole genome shotgun sequence genomic DNA:
ACGATGATGAAATCTGGGccaacagcagcagcatcatTCAATCCGTCTGCAGCGATCCCTGTGAGAAAGCCCAGATCAAGGTTAGAAGAATAAACCACGGCGCTCTGAGTCACACTAGATTAGAATGGCATGCCATTACCAATGAGGTGAAATTACACTGGGTACGATTTGACTCCCTCTTCAATCCTCGTACGGTTCCCAGGTTATTCGTAAGGGAGAGGTCAGCTGCTGCTGGACGTGCACACCCTGTAAAGAGAACGAGTACGTGTTTGATGAATACACCTGCCGCGCCTGTGAACTTGGCGCCTGGCCAAAAGACGACCTCACTGGTGAGTCAAGCCTCTCAGCATTTTGTCCAATTcgccggaaaaaaaaaaaacagcatgtgaCAAATGCCGAGAAAACTTCgatatgaaaacaaatttaaaaacaaacaaaaaaaaagaaacatatcaaGTCAAAAACCTGGTAGTGTTGGAAATGCACAAATGTTAAGGCCGAGAAAGTGTACTGTGGGGGGACGTCAAGGGATGACATGGCTAGAATCTGGGTCAAGTCCACCGCAGGAGTGTGATTTGAAAGTGTGGACTGGAGAATCTTCATgccaaagagagagtgagagagagagacagagagagagagcaagagagagagagagagagagagagagagagagagagagagacagacagacagacagagagagggagagagagagagagaaagagagagagggagggagagagagagagagagagagagagagaagagagagagagagagggagagagagggagagagagagagagacagagagagagagagacagagagagagacacagagagagagagagggagacagagagagagacagagagagagacagagagagacagagagggagggagagagagagagagagggagagagggagagagagagagagagagggagagagggacagagagagagagagagagggagagagggagagagggagagagagagctttggctCGGCTGCAGCTCTTATCGGAACGTTCCAGTATTTCTGTCATGGCTAAGCCTTCTGACAGCAGCCTCTCTGCGTGGTGGTACATATTTTAGGGCCGTAGCTGCTGGTCTGGAACTGTCCTAATGAATGTGAACCCCCTGCTGCTGACACAATCCTAAaggcttcctctctctctctctttgtcagagaACAAAACTGAACTCGGTTTTGTAGAGAGTCAAGAGTCTCAGGCTTTTAGCACGGACAGGAAAAGGGCCCAGAAATAGAAAGACTAGTGAGACTACAGCAAAGTGTTTAAGAAAGCTCAGGAAATCCCACACTGAGAAATAGTCAACATTATCTGAAAGGCAAGGCACTGCTAGTGGAAAattgtgtatttctgtaaagtaactgcttgtgttttgtgtatttctaTAAAGTAACAAGTACCTTGCTCTAAAAGTCACATGGAGTTACATTTCTAATCCAAGGTTTAGATTTGAGTCCTTAATTTCATAAGGTTCTTCTTCAAGGGCCtaatttgttaaataaaaaagctGATAACTCAGCGAGTGGCTGATGGAGAAACCAATGTCTGGACCATTTTATTTCCTAccatttttcttccaaaaaacTGCATTTCTTGTTCATAACATAAATGCTTTAGGAAGATGGTTCAGGAGGAGCTGAGTTAAAACATCACATCTCTGCTCTCAGAGTCAGCAACGCTGGCCTAGGGCTTTATCGTAAGTGATACAGCAGCTCTTGCGGATCTGGCTGTTTCTGGGGCCTTGGGTGTAGTTGAAGCTTTATTGTGCTGTAAACGTGGAgctctccattggactgggtctctGTGGACCAGGCTTAGCAGAACTCATTTACCCCTGACCTGCACAACACAGTCCTACTCAGCTTTATCTGATCAGACCATCAAAGGGAAGCCACAATGGGGAATCATTCAAAGCCCCTTTATTCTCTGTTTGCTAATGCAAATTGCTCATGCTAAGTTTATCATTGCCGTCTTGCACTGAGCCTGATGCATAATGGAACAGTTacggttttgtttgtttttctgattcaAGAGCCACtctgcattttaattttttttttccaaaccaatCACatgaaatttattaaaaaagaaaaaaaaaaatcagccagcATACATCTCCACTGTCTCAACACATAATTATATCTTATACaattaaataatttattgtGCTTGCTTGAATAATTATGATGAATTATACCAGTATTGTTTTTTCCCTAACTAGTATAGCAATTAAATAGCGTTTAATTCCCCAGTGTTCTGATGTGAAGTCATTTCTGGTTAATTAGCTGATTAATTAGTGTTATTAATCTGAATTCCCtccttcctcttgtttctcAGGGTGCGAGCCAATCCCTGTGCAGTTTCTGCTGTGGAGCGATCCTGAGCCTATCGCTGCCGTGGTTTTCGCCTGTCTCGGCCTCCTCGCAACCACTTTCGTCACCTCGGTCTTCATCAGATTTCACGATACGCCGGTGGTGAAGTCCTCCAGCCGGGAACTGTGCTTTATCATCCTGGCAGGCATCTGCTTGGGCTACCTCTGTACCTTCTGCCTGATTGCCAAGCCGCATGTGGTGTACTGCTACCTGCAGAGGCTTGGCATCGGCCTGTCCCCGGCCATGAGCTACTCCGCCCTGGTCACCAAGACCAACCGCATTGCCCGTATCCTGGCCGGAAGCAAGAAGAAGATCTGCACCAAGAAGCCGCGATTCATGAGCGCCTGCGCGCAGCTGGTCATCGCCTTCATCCTTATCCTAATCCAGCTGGGTATTATTGTGGCTCTCTTCATTATGGAACCACCTCAGGTAATCTACGACTACCCAAGCATCCGCGAAGTGCACCTCATCTGCAACACTACCACGGTAGGGGTGGTGGCACCGCTGGGTTACAACGGATTGCTGATCCTCAGCTGCACATTCTACGCCTTCAAGACGCGAAACGTGCCGGCCAACTTCAACGAGGCCAAGTACATCGCCTTTACCATGTACACCACCTGTATCATCTGGTTGGCTTTCGTGCCGATCTATTTCGGTTCCAACTACAAGATCATCACCATGTGCTTCTCCGTGAGCCTGAGCGCCACCGTGGCGTTGTGCTGCATGTTCGCGCCTAAAGTCTACATCATGCTGGCTAAACCCGAGAGGAACGTACGCAGCGCCTTCACCACCTCCACGGTGGTGCGCATGCACGTGGGCGACGGTAAGGCAGCTTCGGCCGCAAGCCGCTCTAGCAGCTTGGCCAACCTGTGGAGACGACGCTGCTCTGGACCCGATAACGTCAGGTCAGTGCCGGGGCAGGGGAGTGGGGAAATgcactggaaaaaaacccatttcagCTCTTAACGACGaggttttaaattaaatttgctGAGTACCATTAGCTGAAATGTTGTCTCATTTTGTGGCTACTGCCGGTCCTAATTTCTAATTCCTCTTTGTGACAGAACGGAACGCGTAAATCCCTCCTCAGTGTGCCactctttaaaaaatgtaaaaaagaaagaggatttTAAATCGCACATAAGGTCTGTTTATCATAAAAATGTCACAGCAATTCTCTTGCCAAAAGTTTTGCTTTTGAGGATGAGAATTTAAATTTAGTCCGCATCCCACATTCCCTCCCCTCAGTTGGGCGGATTCTGGAGCGCTGTAGAAAATGCCAGATATTCCCCTTaaatggagaggaaagaaaaaaaaaaacctcaaagagCTCGACCAATTACCCCACTAAAGAGAGTGAATCATTCCTGGAGCAAATCTCAGGCTTTTCATGCATTTGGGTTGATGGGTCCCAAAGGAGATCAGGGGACAGAAGTTAGAGAGATTTCTTactgaaggagaaaaagtgGATGACAGTGATAATTACAGAGCTAATGGCCAAGATTGTTTTTAGTAAAGGTTGAATTACATCACAAAGCCAAAAAGCTACGCAGTAGCTATTTTAGCCAAAGCTATAAAGTGGATACTAGCCTaatctgttgttgttgttgttgttgttgttgttgttgttgttgttgttgttgttgttgttgatgttgttgtgatTATTATGTTTGTAGATTAGTTTGTTTAGTGTTGTCataattattatttgttgtCCCTCAGTTCTAATGGGAAAACAGTCACCTGGGCACAGAACGAACGAAGTTACCGACCTAACTTGTGGAAACGCATCTCCATTCACAtcaagaagaaggaggaggtcAACCAGACAGCCATCATCAAACCATTCTCCAAGGGCAGTGATGGCCCGTCCAATGCGGGGGTGAAGGTGGCATACGAGGGGCCTCAGGGCACACAGCGATACCCGATGACATACCATCCACGTACTCCGTCCCCACTCCCTACCGTGAGCCAGAGGGCTGCTATGAAGAGGTGTGAGGTcgaggaggaggacgaggagcaGATGCAGGTGACAGTGCTGCCTTCATACCTGAACGAGCACTCCCAACGGGGTGGACCACCACAAGGATCCATCATGGAGCAGATCAGCTCTGTGGTTAACCGGTTTACGGCTAACATCAGCGAGCTCAACAGCATGATGCTACCCGGTTCTCCGCCGGGAACCGCTATGAATGCTTCAGCCTTGGGGGCAAACCCCTGTTCCCCCACCTTCCTCCTCCCACGAGAGATGCAGCTGCCCACAACGTTAACCACTTACGCCGAGGTGGTGGCTACGGCTAACGCTAACCAGCGATCAGCAGTTGGCATCACTGGGGGCTTGATGATGGCTTGCGGGAGCAGCAGGGCTTCGCCCGCCAGCCTCACAGACAGCACCTACGACTCCTCAGCAGCCATCAGAACCACCGACTTGGAGGATCTAGCGGCTCTGACACCCCCCTCCCCGTTCAGAGACTCCTCTGACGTGTCCAGTGACACCTCCCCCACTTCGGAGCTCCCCCTCTGCGAGCCCTGCTCTCCTAAATACGATCGGCTGATACTCCGCCACTACAGCCAGAGCTCCTCTTCACTCTGAGAAAGCCTAAAAAGACCTCTCTATAACGCAAAAACAAGACCCACATTGAGGGAAAAGAGTTAATCCAATTCCCTTTATTTACACCGAGTATCAATGGGCATATTTAAAGAGGGGTGTCACACAaatttgccttgtttttttttttttttttgtaacaaattAAAGACTCGTGTGGAGGGGGCAATCTAGAGATGTGTGTCAAAGGTCATCTACGCACAATGTGGAGTGAAAACTGGAGAACTGAGATCTTTGGTATTTGAAGTCACTGCTTGTGTTACCTTGTTTATACTTGTTTAAGGAAAAGACTAGCGAGCAAAAGCCGCTGATTGGTGGAACGTCAGTTTATTCTTGTTCATGAAAGATGTCTACACCTCGTTTGACATTTTTACTAAAGATAACATTACAACAATCTTAAATAAGAGAGATCTTCATGACAAATGGAAAAGAGGAAAGTGTCGCGAACTGTTACTTTCCTGTTCTTTGCCTGTTTGGCTGTcggatatttaaaaaaaaaaaaagttccctaTGGAAAGTAATTATTTCAGTGGCTGAATgtacatttctaaaaaaaattaataatgataaaaaaaaaaaaaatttaatacaGGACCAAATCCACTTTTCAATACAACGTTTACAAACAAAAGGTTAATTTAGAGATGTAAATGTTACTGAATAGATTGTGGGTAAAAATATGCATGTTCTTTATTTTCTACATGTAATTTATATCTTTTGAATCTCATGCTCaacattcagattttttttttccagaaaacacATTGCTTGAAATGTCATGTGAAGCGAAAGATGGGTCCAAAGGCTATATTGTTGAGAACATATAAATGGACATGTTTGATACTCAACTTTTTTTCAATAGTTAGGGCCCAGAAAGACTGCAAAAGAGACAACTTAAGCCCAGCTCTTTACCGGACACTGAGTTACAATACGAAGGAGAGAGAACCTTAAAAAATattctggttcttttttttgttaaagaaaatgtCTTCTAAAGCCAGTTTGGAGACACATTAACTTTTCATGTCTTAATATTTTGCATTGTTCAGTAGAATGTTACCCTACAAATTTGAATCTGACGACAAGCCTTAGATTCAAATacttcaataaaaataaaatcagccGTGCGCTTTGCTTAAACCAGGGGTGCTCAGGTCCTGTCCTGAAAAGCCAGAACCACGCTGTTTCTTGACTTCACCCCTTTGTCAGAGGTTGATTTCTGTCTGTAAAGTCGATCTGTACATTCctaagccaatcagagacaagtACTAGTTAGTACAGACAAAACCCAGTGGGACTCATGGACCAGGGCGATTGATTTGTGCTCCCCTGCCTTAAACTCTCGCCCATTCATGAATGTTTTCCAAATTGtaattaagagtgtgtgtgtgtgtgtgtgtgtgtgtgtgtgtggaggttgCTCAGAGCGAAGTACTAGAGTTTTATTTGCAGTGACGTGGAAAGTTTGTTTGAattattcagtgtgttttgtgtgagattATCATCAAGACAAATGCGGTTTGTTTGTTGAATATTAATATGATTTGTTTGCTTAATATGTATTGTAGAGATGTGCAGAGTAGGCAGAGGGAGATGAAAGTTTTATTGAATCATCTGTTTAGATTTTAGATCttccgtgtgtatgtgtgtgtgtgcatgtgtgtgtgtgcgaaagaGAGGGTTACACATAGACATAAAGCAATACATATGAAGTTATATGAATGTAAGTGAGTCATTtgtcactgtcacaaacacacaggtttaGCCTAACAAACAGGCTTCTAGCCGGGCTAAGTTCATTCAAGCTTTTAATCAGACCTAAATCAAGTATCTGAAGTGTTCCAGTGACTGGGCCCGATCCCATTTCTTCTCAGTGCTCAGTAACTTTGTGATCTTACTCCCTTAATTAACAGGATAAATGGTAGTTTTGAAGTCTCTGTAAGgcgttttgtgtgtgatgtttgtttttcgtttgatttttgggtttttgtttttgttttttttttctcagcacaGTCAGAATTTGATTAACTTGAGCACAAAAGGGAAAGAGGCAAAGTCCCATAAGTGTGTTGGGAAAAGGCCCAGTCGTTCACTGTGTTCAGATACTTATTTGACCCTGGTCTGCTGGTAACATTCATATAATATATACAATTGGTTTGTTCCTAAAACCATTATGCCCTTTTTTGCACTGCAattctgttatttctgttgtttaatATCTGCTAAACTTGGCATTCGCATGTGTATTAGACTGAAATTCTCACTGACTCTTGAGAACCCGACTTCTCTACCCTTTACTTTGGACATCACACACTAAACAAGACAAGACATGTTTCATAATGAAAGTTTTGAAGATTATTTGTTCTCATATATCCAGGTCAGGTTTCAAAACCCGATACTGCCCTTGCCTTGCCTACAACATATTTTTAATGATCAATGTGCAATATTATCATTGCTATATTTAATATACTGCTGCTGTAATAATACTATATGTTTGCATGCAGAGTTGTGTTGATAACTAATGTCTAAGTGCTTACTCTTcttctgtacatttttaaaagtctttcaCTCCCAAACAGTTTGGCAGACAGAACAGAGTGCAGAAGTggaacatatacatatacatatatatatatacatatatatttgatgttattttttataCTTAATGTGGTGAAATGTAAGTATAGCTCATGGGCTTTGTGGAATTGGGATGAATACGGCTTgcagcattttcatttcttccttttgtaGTTCAAGGTTTATTACATAGATAAATTATGATTTTTCTATTTCTTGAGAAAACAAATTTGTGTGATATACATTGGAATATCTGAGTTCATTAAAAGTCTGAATTCAGTGACattgagaggtttttttttccctgtatgtGGATAGTTTGTATGTTGCATTGAGATAGTAGTCACAGAAGCCAGCGTTAAGAATCTTGTAGTTCTACAGCCAGAGGGAAGAACggaagaaaaagagattttATAATCATCCAATAATAATTGCACAAGGTACTATCATTCAAACTCGAGTGACTGAACTCGATTAGAATTGCAATTAAATTTCATTGTCATCATATCTATGGTATTACAATTCTTAAAATGAGAGCAGTATGAAAATATTAGATTAGAAAATGCCAGGTTATTACGGCCTTCTGCTTTTAATTTAGCTGGTCTCCTGTTATCAATGTTCTTCCTGAGCTGCTGCTGACAAGAATTCGTTCATTTTTGGGGGAAAAGATAACGTGCAGCTTTGTAATAGCAGACAATACACTTGAACACGCAGATTGGTGCCTTTGCTATGTTATGACCTAGATTTTATTTGTATGCTCTTGAAATCTACCTGAATTTTAATGAAGCCGCGTTTTCCCAGATGTGCCtgcattttatatttacattgatttattttcagttgtgatTGAGGCATCTGTCCCTCACAGTTTCCTTTACTTCTTTAGAGGCAATTTTAGAAAGAGCTGATGAGGGTCACGCTTACTTGGAAACAATAAATTCTGACAGACGTATGGAGATATTACATGTGATGAACAATTAAACCGAGGACTGTGCGACACTTTCGCAGAGAGCAGCTTCTTGAGTAGCCTAATTAGTTAAGACGCTCTCGAGCAACAGGTCGAGGGAATATTCTGACAGTTGGTCACAAGTTTACCCCACGCCCTGGGCGTTCCTGCTGTCTATCCAAGTTGCCTAGAGGGGTGGACAGCTCAATTCAAGTTGTATAAACTTCTTCAGAACTGCAAAGGGCATGACCAACTACCGTCTGCTATTCACCCTGCGTCTTTAGCCATGCAAAACAACCAGAAAGAGCATTTATATAAAATACTCGTAATCGGGGATTTGGGTGTGGGAAAAACCAGTATAATCAAGCGGTATGTTCACCAGACGTACTCCACGAATTACAGAGCGACCATCGGCGTGGATTTCGCACTTAAAGTTCTAAACTGGGATTCAAAAACTGTACGGTTGCAA
This region includes:
- the grm5a gene encoding glutamate receptor, metabotropic 5a; the encoded protein is MGPFLLLVFLLMGDGRGLLNLKMPVKAQSNERRVLAHIPGDIIIGALFSVHHQPPADKVHERKCGAVREQYGIQRVEAMMHTLDRINADPFILPNITLGCEIRDSCWHSAVALEQSIEFIRDTLVSAEEEESMTRCSGDEGATPMRGKKPIVGLIGPGSSSVAIQVQNLLQLFNIPQIAYSATSMDLSDKSLYKYFMRVVPSDAQQARAMVDIVKRYNWTYVSAIHTEGNYGESGMEAFKDMAAKEGICIAHSDKIYSNAGEQSFDRLLDKLRSHLPKARVVACFCEGMTVRGILMAMRRRRLVGEFLLVGSDGWADRYDVTDGYQKEAAGGITIKLQSAYVTWFDDYYLKLQPDNNHRNPWFPEFWQHRFQCKLKGHPQESSKYNRTCTKRESLRHQYAQDTKMGFVINAIYSMAYGLHAMQRALCPGYVGLCDAMRPIDGRKLLDFLMSTNFVGVSGEKVRFDENGDSPGRYEIMNFKKMSEEDYSYVHVGSWDNSGLQMDDDEIWANSSSIIQSVCSDPCEKAQIKVIRKGEVSCCWTCTPCKENEYVFDEYTCRACELGAWPKDDLTGCEPIPVQFLLWSDPEPIAAVVFACLGLLATTFVTSVFIRFHDTPVVKSSSRELCFIILAGICLGYLCTFCLIAKPHVVYCYLQRLGIGLSPAMSYSALVTKTNRIARILAGSKKKICTKKPRFMSACAQLVIAFILILIQLGIIVALFIMEPPQVIYDYPSIREVHLICNTTTVGVVAPLGYNGLLILSCTFYAFKTRNVPANFNEAKYIAFTMYTTCIIWLAFVPIYFGSNYKIITMCFSVSLSATVALCCMFAPKVYIMLAKPERNVRSAFTTSTVVRMHVGDGKAASAASRSSSLANLWRRRCSGPDNVSSNGKTVTWAQNERSYRPNLWKRISIHIKKKEEVNQTAIIKPFSKGSDGPSNAGVKVAYEGPQGTQRYPMTYHPRTPSPLPTVSQRAAMKRCEVEEEDEEQMQVTVLPSYLNEHSQRGGPPQGSIMEQISSVVNRFTANISELNSMMLPGSPPGTAMNASALGANPCSPTFLLPREMQLPTTLTTYAEVVATANANQRSAVGITGGLMMACGSSRASPASLTDSTYDSSAAIRTTDLEDLAALTPPSPFRDSSDVSSDTSPTSELPLCEPCSPKYDRLILRHYSQSSSSL